From a region of the Salvelinus alpinus chromosome 2, SLU_Salpinus.1, whole genome shotgun sequence genome:
- the LOC139567727 gene encoding myosin-9-like isoform X2, translating into MSEADKFLYRDGGKVANPLDQADWATKKLVWIPSETLGFVAGSVKEEKGEECVVELADTGKRVTVNKDDIQKMNPPKFSKVEDMAELTCLNEASVLHNLKDRYYSGLIYTYSGLFCVVINPYKYLPIYSENIIEMYKGKKRHEMPPHIYAITDNAYRSMMQDREDQSILCTGESGAGKTENTKKVIQYLAHVASSFKSKKDQGELEKQLLQANPILEAFGNGKTVKNDNSSRFGKFIRINFDVNGYIVGANIETYLLEKSRAIRQAKDERAFHIFYYMLTGAGDKMRSELCLEDYKNYRFLTHGNVTIPGQQDRDLFVETMDAFNIMSIPEEERIGLLKTVSAVLQLGNMSFKKERNSDQASMPDDTAAQKVCHLLGMNVTDFTRAILSPRIKVGRDYVQKAQTQEQAEFAVEALAKASYERMFRWLVMRINKALDKTKRQGASFIGILDIAGFEIFELNSFEQLCINYTNEKLQQLFNHTMFVLEQEEYQREGIEWSFIDFGLDLQPCIDLIEKHASPPGVLALLDEECWFPKATDKSFVEKVVQEQGNNPKFQKPKKLKDSADFCIIHYAGKVDYKADEWLMKNMDPLNDNVATLLNQSTDKFVSELWRDVDRIVGLDKVAGMSDGGMHGATKIRKGMFRTVGQLYKEQLSNLMTTLRNTNPNFVRCIIPNHEKKAGKLEPHLVLEQLRCNGVLEGIRICRQGFPNRIVFQEFRQRYEILTPNAIPKGFMDGKQACVLMIKALELDSNLFRIGQSKVFFRAGVLAHLEEERDIKITDIIISFQSWCRGYVARKAFMKRQQQLTAMKVIQRNCAAYLKLRNWQWWRLFTKVKPLLQVTRQEEEMQAREDELEKTKERQQQAEEQLQEFEAKQQQLNTEKLALQEQLQAETELCAEAEEMRSKLATRKQELEEILHDLESRVEEEEERVTQLQTERKKMQTNITDLEQQLDEEEAARQKLQLEKMTTDAKLKKIEENVMVLDDQNNKLNKEKKLLEERISEFTTNLTEEEEKSKSLQKLKNKHEAMITDLEDRLRKEEKSRQELEKNRRKLEGDSTDLNDQMADLQAQIAELRAQLAKKEEELMAALARIEEEAAAKNTAQKKIRELEAQLSELQEDLELERAARAKAEKHRRDLGEELEALKTELEDTLDSTATQQELRTKRETEVTQLKKVLEDEAKVHEQQVADMRHKHNQVFDELNEQLEQAKRNKASVEKAKQAMESEHNELAIELKTLNQGKSESEQRRKKAETQVQELQIKHTESERQRKELAEKVAKMQSELDNVNSVLSVVESKSIKATKDCSTVESQLQDVQALLQEETRQKLSFSTRLRQMEEDQNNLRETLEEEEQGKKNTEKQLYTLQAQLTEMKKKMELETQSLEGAEENKKRMQRELEGVGQQLEEKASAYDKLDKTKTRLQQELDDMMVDQDNLRQTVSNLEKKQKKFDQMLTEEKTISSRNAEERDRAEAEAREKETRALTLTRELETIKDLKDELDRANKVLKAEMDDLVSSKDDVGKSVHELEKAKRAMDQQLEEMRVQLEELEDELQATEDAKLRLEVNMQAMKAQSDRDLQARDEQGEERRKQLVKQVREMETELEDERRQKALAVAAKKKLEADLGELEAGISMANKGRDEALKQLKKLQALLKDQMRELEDLRLSRDEALNMAKENEKKVKAMEADTIHLQEELASAERVKKQAQTERDELQDELNSHNAKNSLTVDEKRRLESRIAKLEEELEEEQLNTEMVNDRLRRTTLQTDQLTTELTAERSTAQRLEGLRAQLDRQNKELKLKLQELEETVKSRYKASIAALEAKLLQLEEQLDLEFKERQHSSRLVRRTEKKLKEVLLQVEDERRNTEQYKAEADKANNRTRQLKRQLEEAEEEVTRANANRRKLQRELDDATESQDAVTREVSTLKSKLRRGDLPLNMRRVMNRTGMGDSDEEMDLTSDASKPIPE; encoded by the exons ATGTCCGAAGCGGACAAGTTCCTCTACAGAGACGGCGGTAAGGTCGCCAACCCCCTAGACCAGGCCGACTGGGCCACCAAGAAGCTAGTATGGATCCCTTCGGAGACGCTGGGTTTCGTGGCCGGCTCCGTCaaggaagagaagggagaggagtgtGTGGTGGAGCTAGCCGATACAGGCAAGAGGGTGACGGTGAACAAGGACGATATCCAGAAGATGAACCCTCCCAAGTTCAGCAAGGTGGAGGACATGGCCGAGCTCACGTGTTTGAACGAGGCTTCAGTGCTGCACAACCTCAAGGATCGCTACTACTCTGGCCTCATCTAC ACGTACTCTGGCCTCTTCTGTGTGGTGATAAACCCCTACAAGTACCTTCCCATCTACTCCGAGAACATCATTGAGATGTACAAGGGCAAGAAGAGACACGAGATGCCCCCTCACATCTACGCCATCACAGACAACGCTTACAGGAGTATGATGCAGG ATCGTGAAGATCAGTCCATCCTCTGCAC AGGAGAATCGGGAGCTGGAAAGACTGAGAACACCAAGAAAGTGATCCAGTATCTGGCACACGTTGCCTCTTCCTTTAAGTCAAAgaaagaccag GGGGAGCTAGAGAAACAACTTCTGCAGGCTAACCCCATCCTAGAGGCCTTCGGAAACGGCAAGACGGTCAAGAATGACAACTCCTCCAGATTC GGGAAGTTTATCCGGATCAACTTCGACGTCAATGGATACATTGTGGGAGCCAACATTGAAACTT ATCTGCTGGAGAAGTCCAGAGCCATCCGGCAGGCTAAAGATGAAAGAGCCTTCCACATCTTCTATTACATGCTCACAGGAGCTGGGGACAAAATGCGCT ctgagttgTGTCTGGAGGACTACAAGAACTACCGCTTCCTGACCCACGGGAACGTGACCATCCCTGGTCAGCAGGACCGGGACCTGTTTGTGGAGACCATGGACGCCTTCAACATCATGAGCATCCCAGAGGAGGAGCGGATAG GTCTTCTGAAAACTGTGTCCGCCGTTCTCCAGCTGGGGAACATGAGCTTCAAGAAGGAGCGCAACTCTGACCAGGCCTCCATGCCTGATGACACAG CGGCCCAGAAAGTGTGCCACCTGCTGGGCATGAACGTGACCGACTTCACCCGGGCCATCCTGTCCCCCAGGATCAAGGTGGGCAGGGACTACGTGCAGAAGGCCCAGACCCAGGAGCAGGCTGAGTTTGCGGTGGAGGCCCTGGCCAAGGCCTCCTACGAGAGGATGTTCCGCTGGCTGGTGATGAGGATCAACAAGGCCCTGGACAAGACCAAGAGACAGGGAGCCTCCTTCATCGGCATCCTGGACATCGCTGGCTTTGAGATCTTTGAG CTGAACTCGTTTGAGCAGCTGTGCATCAACTACACCAACGAGAAGCTGCAGCAGCTGTTCAACCACACCATGTTCGTCCTGGAGCAGGaggagtaccagagggagggcaTCGAGTGGAGTTTCATCGACTTCGGCCTGGACCTGCAGCCCTGCATCGACCTCATCGAGAAGCAT GCCAGTCCTCCTGGTGTGCTGGCTCTGCTGGATGAAGAGTGCTGGTTCCCCAAGGCCACGGACAAGAGCTTTGTGGAGAAGGTGGTTCAGGAGCAGGGAAACAACCCCAAGTTCCAGAAGCCCAAGAAACTCAAGGACTCTGCCGACTTCTGCATCATCCACTACGCTGGAAAG GTGGACTACAAGGCAGATGAGTGGCTGATGAAGAACATGGACCCCCTGAATGACAACGTGGCCACGCTGCTCAACCAGTCCACTGACAAGTTTGTGTCGGAGCTTTGGAGAGACG tggacCGTATTGTGGGCCTGGACAAAGTTGCTGGGATGTCTGACGGGGGGATGCACGGGGCCACTAAGATCCGTAAGGGCATGTTCCGCACCGTGGGCCAGCTCTACAAGGAGCAGCTGTCCAACCTCATGACCACTCTCAGGAACACCAACCCCAACTTCGTCCGCTGCATCATCCCCAACCACGAGAAGAAG GCTGGTAAGCTGGAGCCTCATCTGGTTCTGGAGCAGCTGAGGTGTAATGGAGTTCTGGAGGGGATCCGTATCTGCAGACAGGGCTTCCCCAACCGCATCGTCTTCCAGGAGTTCAGACAGAG ATATGAGATCCTCACTCCCAACGCCATTCCCAAGGGATTCATGGATGGCAAACAAGCCTGTGTGCTCATG atCAAGGCCCTGGAGCTGGATTCCAACCTGTTCCGGATTGGCCAGAGTAAGGTGTTTTTCCGGGCCGGCGTCTTGGCccacctggaggaggagagggacattaAGATCACCGACATCATCATCAGCTTCCAGTCCTGGTGTCGTGGATACGTGGCCCGCAA AGCCTTCATGAAGagacagcagcagctgactgctaTGAAGGTGATCCAGAGGAACTGTGCTGCTTACCTCAAACTCAGAAACTGGCAGTGGTGGAGACTCTTCACTAAG GTGAAGCCTCTGCTGCAGGTGACCAGGCAGGAAGAGGAGATGCAGGCTAGGGAGGATGAGCTGGAGAAGACCAAGGAGAGGCAGCAGCAAGCTGAGGAGCAGCTGCAGGAGTTTGAGGCCAAGCAGCAACAG CTGAATACAGAGAAGCTAGCCCTGCAGGAGCAGCTGCAGGCGGAGACGGAGCTGTGCGCCGAGGCGGAGGAGATGCGCTCCAAGCTGGCCACCAGGAAGCAGGAGCTGGAGGAGATCCTCCACGACCTGGAGTCcagagtggaggaggaagaggagagggtcacCCAGCTACAGACCGAGCGGAAGAAGATGCAGACCAACATCACG GACCTGGAGCAGCAGCTGGATGAGGAGGAGGCAGCCAGGCAGAAGCTGCAGCTGGAGAAGATGACTACAGATGCCAAGCTGAAGAAGATAGAGGAGAATGTCATGGTGCTGGATGACCAGAACAACAAACTCAATAAG GAGAAGAAGCTGTTGGAGGAACGTATCTCAGAGTTCACCACCAACctgactgaggaggaggagaagtccAAGAGCCTGCAGAAACTCAAGAACAAGCACGAGGCCATGATCACTGACCTGGAGG ACCGGctgaggaaggaggagaagagtcGTCAAGAGCTGGAAAAGAACCGCAGGAAGCTGGAGGGAGACTCCACGGATCTGAATGACCAGATGGCTGACCTGCAGGCCCAGATAGCCGAGCTCCGAGCCCAGCTGGCCaagaaggaggaggagctaaTGGCTGCGCTGGCCAG gaTAGAGGAGGAGGCCGCGGCCAAGAACACGGCCCAGAAGAAGATCCGGGAGCTGGAGGCCCAGCTTTCTGAGCTGCAGGAGGACCTGGAGCTGGAGAGGGCTGCCAGGGCCAAGGCTGAGAAACACCGCAGGGACCTGGGAGAGGAGCTGGAGGCTCTGAAGACTGAGCTGGAggacacactggactccactgcAACACAACAAGAGCTCAG AACCAAGCGTGAGACTGAGGTGACCCAGCTAAAGAAGGTTTTGGAGGACGAGGCCAAGGTGCACGAGCAGCAGGTGGCCGACATGAGGCACAAACACAACCAGGTCTTCGACGAGCTCAACGAACAGCTGGAGCAGGCCAAGAGG AACAAGGCGTCAGTGGAGAAAGCCAAGCAGGCCATGGAAAGCGAACATAATGAGCTGGCCATCGAGCTGAAGACCCTGAACCAGGGGAAGAGTGAGTCAGAGCAGCGCAGGAAGAAGGCTGAGACCCAGGTCCAGGAACTGCAGATCAAACACACTGAGAGCGAGAGGCAAAGAAAGGAGCTGGCCGAGAAGGTGGCCAAGATGCAG TCTGAGCTGGACAACGTCAACAGCGTGTTGAGTGTGGTTGAGAGCAAGTCCATCAAGGCAACTAAAGACTGTTCCACTGTGGAGTCTCAACTGCAGGATGTACAG GCGCTGCTCCAGGAGGAAACTCGTCAGAAGCTCTCCTTCTCCACTCGTCTGCGTCAGATGGAGGAGGACCAGAACAACCTGAGGGAGacactggaggaagaggagcagggcAAGAAGAACACGGAGAAGCAGCTCTACACCCTCCAAGCTCAG CTGACGgagatgaagaagaagatggaGCTGGAGACCCAGTCCCTGGAGGGGGCGGAGGAGAACAAGAAACGGATGCAGCGGGAGCTGGAGGGCGTGGGCCAACAGCTGGAGGAGAAGGCATCGGCCTACGACAAGCTGGACAAGACCAAGACCCGTCTGCAGCAGGAGCTGGATGACATGATGGTGGACCAGGACAACCTCAGGCAGACGGTGTCCAACCtggagaagaagcagaagaagttTGACCAG ATGCTGACTGAGGAGAAGACCATCTCCAGCCGGAATGCTGAGGAGAGGGACCGGGCTGAGGCCGAGGCCAGGGAGAAGGAAACGCGGGCCCTGACTCTGACCCGTGAGCTGGAGACCATTAaggacctgaaggatgaactggACCGGGCCAACAAGGTCCTCAAGGCAGAGATGGATGACCTGGTCTCATCGAAGGACGACGTCGGTAAAAGT GTCCACGAGCTGGAGAAAGCGAAGCGTGCCATGGATCAACAGCTGGAGGAGATGCGCGTGCAGCTGGAGGAACTGGAGGACGAGCTGCAGGCCACGGAGGACGCCAAGCTGCGTCTGGAGGTCAACATGCAGGCCATGAAGGCCCAGTCCGACAGGGACCTGCAGGCCAGAGATGAGCAaggtgaagagaggaggaagcAGCTGGTCAAACAG GTGCGTGAGATGGAGACTGAGCTGGAGGATGAGCGGCGGCAGAAAGCCCTGGCCGTGGCTGCTAAGAAGAAGCTGGAGGCAGACCTGGGAGAACTGGAAGCAGGCATCAGCATGGCCAACAAGGGTCGTGACGAGGCCCTCAAACAGCTGAAGAAACTGCAG GCCCTGTTGAAAGATCAGATGAGGGAGCTGGAGGATCTGCGTCTGTCCAGGGACGAGGCCCTCAACATGGCCAAGGAGAACGAAAAGAAGGTCAAGGCAATGGAGGCTGACACCATCCATCTCCAGGAG GAGTTGGCGTCTGCTGAGCGAGTCAAGAAACAGgcccagacagagagggatgaaCTGCAGGATGAGCTCAACAGCCACAACGCTAAGAA TTCCCTGACGGTGGATGAGAAGAGGAGGCTGGAGTCTCGTATCGCTAAGCtagaggaggaattggaggagGAGCAGTTGAACACAGAGATGGTCAACGACCGCTTGAGGAGAACCACACTGCAG ACTGACCAGCTGACCACTGAGCTGACGGCAGAGCGCAGTACCGCCCAGCGCCTGGAGGGGCTCCGGGCCCAGCTGGACCGGCAGAACAAGGAGCTGAAGCTCAAGCTGCAGGAGCTGGAGGAGACTGTGAAGTCCAGATACAAGGCCTCTATCGCTGCCCTGGAGGCCAAGCTACTGCAGCTGGAGGAGCAACTGGACTTGGAGTTCAA GGAGCGTCAGCATTCGTCCAGGCTGGTCAGGCGCACGGAGAAGAAGCTGAAAGAGGTGCTGCTGCAGGTGGAGGACGAGAGACGCAACACCGAGCAGTACAAAGCAGAG GCGGACAAGGCGAACAACCGCACACGTCAGCTAAAGCGTCAgctggaggaggcagaggaggaagTGACACGTGCCAACGCCAACCGCAGGAAGCTGCAGAGGGAGCTTGATGATGCCACTGAGTCGCAAGACGCAGTGACCCGAGAGGTCAGCACCCTGAAGAGCAAGCTCCG GCGCGGGGACTTGCCTTTAAACATGCGCCGTGTCATGAATCGCACAGGCATGGGGGACAGTGATGAGGAGATGGATCTGACCAGCGACGCATCCAAGCCTATACCCGAGTGA